The Flavobacteriales bacterium genome has a window encoding:
- a CDS encoding transposase — KGLDIETIKQVVKERIEIYNNRRPHESCNMLTPIQMHDQSKIKTYKIKKSSKNVFAAL, encoded by the coding sequence AAAAGGTCTAGATATAGAAACTATCAAACAAGTTGTTAAAGAACGTATTGAGATATATAACAACAGGAGACCGCATGAGTCCTGCAATATGCTAACTCCAATACAAATGCACGATCAATCAAAAATTAAAACTTATAAAATAAAAAAGAGCAGCAAAAACGTTTTTGCTGCTCTTTAA